The following coding sequences are from one Lolium rigidum isolate FL_2022 chromosome 6, APGP_CSIRO_Lrig_0.1, whole genome shotgun sequence window:
- the LOC124668206 gene encoding zinc transporter 1-like, whose protein sequence is MVVMAPRTRKLVCTVLLLLTLLCFQLHSARAHGGIDHGDGDEDQDHEGAPAVDRSVLRSKGLIAVKVWCLVILLVGTFLGGVSPYFYRWNEAFLLLGTQFAAGIFLGTALMHFLAGSTATFNGLTKNPYPFSFMLACVGFLLTMLSDVAIVAVTRRGQRKNQVDQEGIKEEGVDASSSVATAAHGQQHPMLMTATSSFEDAILLIVALCFHSIFEGIAIGVSATKDEAWRNLWTIGLHKIFAAVAMGIALLRMIPKRPFLMTIVYSLAFAVSSPLGVGIGIAIDATAEGLAADWTYAISMGIATGVFVYVAINHLMAKGYHPQQPNYFDKPIFKFLGALSGVAVMAVVMIWD, encoded by the exons ATGGTGGTGATGGCCCCAAGGACGAGAAAGCTCGTCTGCACCGTGCTACTCCTCCTCACGCTGCTCTGCTTCCAACTCCACTCGGCTCGTGCCCACGGCGGCATCGACCACGGTGATGGCGACGAAGACCAAGACCACGAGGGCGCTCCGGCGGTGGACCGGTCGGTGCTCCGGTCCAAGGGCCTCATCGCCGTGAAGGTGTGGTGCCTGGTAATCCTGCTGGTGGGCACCTTCCTGGGCGGCGTGTCCCCCTACTTCTACCGCTGGAACGAGGCCTTCCTCCTCCTGGGCACCCAGTTCGCCGCCGGTATCTTCCTCGGCACCGCGCTCATGCACTTCCTCGCCGGTTCTACCGCGACCTTCAATGGCCTCACCAAGAACCCATACCCATTCTCCTTCATGCTTGCCTGCGTCGGGTTCCTCCTCACCATGCTCAGCGACGTCGCCATCGTCGCCGTGACCAGGCGCGGCCAGAGGAAGAACCAGGTCGACCAAGAGGGCATCAAGGAGGAGGGCGTGGACGCGTCGTCgtcggtggcgacggcggcgcaTGGGCAGCAGCACCCGATGCTCATGACGGCCACGTCGTCATTCGAGGACGCGATCCTCCTCATCGTTGCGCTCTGCTTCCACTCCATCTTCGAGGGGATCGCCATAGGCGTCTCAG CAACGAAGGATGAGGCGTGGAGGAATTTGTGGACAATCGGGCTCCACAAGATCTTTGCGGCGGTGGCCATGGGCATTGCGCTCCTGCGGATGATCCCCAAGCGCCCTTTCCTCATGACGATTGTCTACTCGTTGGCTTTCGCTGTGTCTAGCCCACTAGGTGTCGGCATTGGCATCGCCATCGACGCCACGGCTGAGGGCTTGGCAGCCGATTGGACATACGCCATATCTATGGGGATCGCCACGGGAGTCTTTGTATATGTTGCTATCAATCACCTCATGGCCAAGGGGTACCATCCACAACAGCCAAACTACTTTGACAAGCCCATCTTCAAGTTCCTTGGTGCACTCTCTGGTGTAGCCGTCATGGCTGTTGTCATGATATGGGACTGA